The Deinococcus koreensis genome window below encodes:
- a CDS encoding roadblock/LC7 domain-containing protein, whose translation MIEPSLELYGDAYERVDQQLQDLLDTTGVRYGLLVDRKGFVLSHKEALWAPRPPALDSVATLVASNAAATAALANLLGERTFSEQIHQGENGTLYVESVGDQTLLTLIFDSSVPLGKVKVYAKKAVAQMSAVLDELKDVPAVQLGDDFNKGVNALLDDLLG comes from the coding sequence ATGATCGAACCCTCACTTGAGCTGTACGGCGACGCTTACGAACGCGTAGATCAGCAGCTCCAGGATCTCCTCGACACCACCGGCGTGCGCTACGGCCTGCTGGTCGACCGCAAAGGCTTCGTGCTCTCGCACAAGGAGGCGCTGTGGGCGCCCCGCCCTCCGGCGCTGGACTCGGTGGCCACGCTGGTCGCCAGCAACGCCGCCGCCACCGCCGCGCTGGCCAACCTGCTGGGTGAACGCACCTTCAGCGAGCAGATCCACCAGGGCGAGAACGGCACGCTCTACGTGGAATCCGTGGGCGACCAGACCCTGCTGACCCTGATCTTCGATTCCAGCGTGCCGCTGGGTAAGGTCAAGGTCTACGCCAAGAAGGCGGTCGCGCAGATGAGCGCGGTGCTCGACGAGCTCAAAGACGTACCGGCGGTGCAGCTCGGGGACGACTTCAACAAGGGCGTCAATGCGCTGCTTGACGATCTGCTCGGCTGA
- a CDS encoding phosphodiester glycosidase family protein has product MSARRRVWMGVLVGLGLAGSALARPVAIGGLMQPSSLDSRLIAGQEMMAAWTLPRLGVAVRNDPADLRLQLGQRELRYAPATGWRALGFALGVPLPLPQLQGGSLYVPLEALRLLGVGVLADTPGLLDFAAPTSVPVATLPPSAPPSAPARPAQSVPAPSAPVRPVPVQPAPGQPAPGQPAPAVPTQQAPTQTPPTQPPPTQPAPPPAPVEIRPVSPPAPAAPPSPMQTGIPLPVPQLSTRALAHLDTVRVSRTLYRTVEVQRVVLEFNDIAPYSVSRQSAGLSILMPGVTSQPQTQTLPSGDSLDIQTTPTGSALNLTTSGGRSTVFTLDEPYRIVVDTVTYTDDRVPPPVNPDAIPEGVTYQQRGALHVLSFDPARFRPRVISAPLGRASDVGELVRSVGGVAGVNGGYFDPASNLPVDLVELSGQMTSGSLEKRGTVGFTAQGEPLFGYPRPRYVLSGAFGSVTVNSVRARPDAALLTAFVGDGRTSVGAGNLTTVLVAPGAAVIERAQSGELVPGAGVLAFTFDPVRFPALPRLAGLPLSVSLNWQASDAPWASAVEALGAGPLLVQGGRVVLDPVREGFNTAAGIWRATRQVAFGILSGQSAIFFLEHGTPETFAAALAGIGVRDAVRLDSGSSATAYLSGGYGGMGGYLNTVWSRPVPNAIVFVPRSADAQKAQPQKSSK; this is encoded by the coding sequence GTGAGTGCGCGCAGAAGGGTTTGGATGGGGGTTCTCGTGGGCCTGGGGCTGGCGGGGAGCGCTCTGGCGAGGCCGGTGGCCATCGGCGGCCTGATGCAGCCCTCGAGCCTGGATTCGCGCCTGATCGCCGGCCAGGAGATGATGGCCGCCTGGACGCTCCCGCGCCTGGGCGTGGCCGTCCGCAACGATCCAGCCGACCTGCGGCTGCAGCTGGGACAAAGGGAGCTGCGCTACGCCCCGGCCACCGGCTGGCGGGCGCTGGGCTTCGCGCTGGGAGTGCCGTTGCCGCTGCCACAGCTGCAGGGCGGCAGCCTGTACGTGCCCCTGGAGGCCCTGAGGCTGCTGGGCGTGGGCGTGCTGGCCGATACGCCGGGCCTGCTGGACTTCGCGGCGCCCACGAGCGTGCCGGTCGCCACCCTGCCGCCTTCGGCGCCGCCCAGCGCCCCGGCCCGCCCCGCCCAGAGCGTGCCCGCGCCCTCGGCCCCGGTGCGGCCCGTGCCCGTGCAGCCGGCGCCTGGGCAGCCAGCGCCGGGACAGCCGGCCCCAGCCGTGCCTACGCAACAGGCGCCGACCCAGACCCCGCCGACTCAGCCCCCGCCGACTCAGCCTGCACCGCCGCCGGCCCCGGTGGAGATCCGCCCGGTCAGCCCCCCGGCGCCGGCGGCCCCACCCTCGCCCATGCAGACCGGGATTCCCCTGCCGGTGCCTCAGCTGAGCACCCGGGCGCTGGCCCACCTGGACACCGTGCGGGTCAGCCGTACGCTCTACCGCACGGTGGAGGTGCAGCGCGTGGTGCTGGAGTTCAACGACATCGCCCCCTACAGCGTGTCGCGGCAGAGCGCCGGGCTGAGCATCCTGATGCCGGGCGTGACCTCGCAGCCCCAGACCCAGACCCTGCCGTCCGGCGACTCCCTGGACATCCAGACCACCCCCACCGGCAGCGCCCTGAACCTCACGACCTCCGGCGGTCGCAGCACGGTCTTCACCCTGGACGAGCCCTACCGGATCGTGGTGGACACCGTGACCTACACCGACGACCGGGTGCCGCCGCCCGTGAACCCGGACGCCATCCCCGAGGGCGTGACCTACCAGCAGCGCGGCGCCCTGCACGTGCTGAGCTTCGACCCGGCCCGCTTCCGGCCCCGCGTGATCAGCGCGCCGCTGGGCCGCGCCTCGGACGTGGGCGAACTGGTGCGCTCGGTGGGCGGCGTGGCCGGCGTCAACGGCGGCTATTTCGACCCGGCGAGCAACCTGCCGGTCGATCTGGTCGAGCTCAGTGGGCAGATGACCTCCGGCAGCCTGGAAAAGCGCGGCACGGTGGGCTTCACGGCCCAGGGCGAGCCGCTGTTCGGCTATCCCCGCCCGCGCTACGTGCTCTCCGGCGCCTTTGGCAGCGTGACCGTGAACAGCGTGCGCGCCCGCCCGGACGCGGCCCTGCTGACCGCCTTCGTCGGCGACGGCCGCACCAGCGTGGGCGCAGGGAACCTGACCACCGTGCTGGTCGCCCCCGGCGCGGCCGTGATCGAGCGGGCCCAGAGCGGCGAGCTGGTACCGGGCGCCGGGGTGCTCGCTTTCACCTTCGACCCCGTGCGCTTTCCCGCCCTGCCCCGGCTGGCCGGCCTGCCCCTGAGCGTCAGCCTGAACTGGCAGGCCAGCGACGCCCCCTGGGCCAGCGCCGTGGAGGCGCTGGGCGCCGGGCCGCTGCTCGTGCAGGGCGGCCGGGTGGTGCTCGATCCGGTGCGTGAGGGCTTCAATACGGCGGCCGGCATCTGGAGGGCGACCCGGCAGGTGGCCTTCGGCATCCTGAGCGGCCAGAGCGCCATCTTCTTCCTCGAACACGGCACGCCCGAGACCTTCGCCGCCGCCCTGGCCGGAATCGGCGTGCGCGACGCCGTCCGGCTCGACAGCGGCAGCAGCGCCACGGCGTACCTGTCGGGGGGCTACGGCGGCATGGGCGGCTACCTGAACACGGTCTGGAGCCGTCCGGTGCCCAACGCCATCGTGTTCGTGCCCAGGAGCGCCGACGCGCAGAAGGCCCAGCCGCAGAAATCCTCGAAGTAG
- a CDS encoding S8 family peptidase — MKERFIVLRQGNVAPSDTSGPAETGSVLPPRAGARPETRPRPGAARPAPARAQLGVETLDRRDLADLLGERDVRAVAPSMPMRLISPVKRSSRPAAQASGSTWGVQAVKADTSPVTGKGAVVAVLDTGIDKDHPAFAGMTLVRRDFTPEGEDVEGGVDDEGHGTHCAGTIFGRDVGGQRIGVARGVEKALIGKVLGKDGGGSSEGIARALTWATEHGAHVISMSLGMDFPGLVARLIKGGLPAELATSRALVDYRANLELFAALARYARSLGGDEVPTLLIAAAGNESRRNQNPDWEVSVAPPATAEGFTSVAAVGLGQGGTPDANLTVAPFSNTGAVVSGPGVDIVSAKMGGGLATMSGTSMATPHVAGVAALWVEALKKDNDLTRSTLETALRGRATRTPLIRTVDKLDVGLGLVQSPQA, encoded by the coding sequence ATGAAAGAGCGGTTCATCGTGCTCAGGCAGGGCAACGTCGCACCTTCCGATACCTCAGGGCCTGCGGAGACCGGTTCCGTCCTGCCGCCCCGAGCCGGCGCCCGACCGGAGACGCGTCCGCGACCGGGCGCCGCCCGCCCCGCTCCAGCCAGGGCCCAGCTCGGGGTGGAGACCCTGGATCGCCGCGACCTCGCCGACCTGCTGGGCGAGCGGGATGTCCGGGCCGTCGCGCCCAGTATGCCCATGCGCCTGATCTCGCCCGTGAAACGCTCCAGCAGACCCGCCGCCCAGGCCAGCGGCTCCACCTGGGGCGTGCAGGCCGTGAAGGCCGACACCAGCCCGGTGACCGGCAAGGGCGCGGTCGTGGCCGTGCTGGACACCGGCATCGACAAGGATCACCCGGCCTTCGCGGGCATGACCCTGGTTCGGCGCGACTTCACCCCCGAGGGGGAGGATGTCGAGGGCGGCGTCGACGACGAGGGCCACGGCACCCACTGTGCGGGCACGATCTTCGGACGAGATGTGGGGGGCCAGCGTATCGGGGTGGCGCGGGGAGTCGAGAAGGCCCTCATCGGCAAGGTGCTCGGCAAGGACGGCGGCGGCAGCTCCGAGGGCATCGCCCGCGCCCTGACCTGGGCCACCGAACACGGCGCCCACGTGATCAGTATGTCGCTGGGCATGGACTTTCCCGGACTGGTGGCCCGGCTGATCAAGGGGGGGCTGCCCGCCGAACTGGCGACCTCACGCGCGCTGGTGGACTACCGCGCCAACCTGGAACTCTTCGCCGCCCTGGCCCGCTACGCCCGCAGCCTGGGCGGCGACGAGGTGCCTACCCTGCTGATCGCGGCCGCCGGCAACGAGAGCCGCCGCAACCAGAATCCCGACTGGGAGGTCAGCGTGGCCCCGCCCGCCACTGCCGAGGGCTTCACGTCGGTCGCCGCCGTGGGGCTGGGGCAGGGCGGCACCCCGGACGCGAACCTGACCGTGGCCCCTTTCTCGAACACCGGGGCGGTGGTGTCCGGGCCGGGGGTGGACATCGTGTCGGCGAAGATGGGCGGCGGCCTGGCCACCATGAGCGGCACCTCCATGGCTACGCCACATGTCGCGGGGGTCGCCGCGCTGTGGGTCGAGGCGCTGAAGAAGGACAACGACCTCACGCGCAGCACCCTGGAAACGGCCCTGCGCGGCCGCGCCACCCGCACGCCGCTGATCCGCACCGTGGACAAGCTGGACGTCGGCCTGGGGCTGGTGCAGTCTCCGCAGGCCTGA
- a CDS encoding CAP domain-containing protein, with protein MKALACALPLLLSLVSCGLPSGTGVSPSSPAPAAPTAPPAPPAAPSGTFAARVMELTNAARAQARSCGADRFAATTALTPNAKLAQAAQAHAADMAAKNYFSHTSQDGRTLRERIDATGYSWSAIGENIAAGQATPDEVVQGWLGSPGHCRNIMNPTFRELGVGYTPASGGTYRTYWVQNFGAPR; from the coding sequence ATGAAAGCCCTGGCCTGCGCCCTCCCCCTGCTGCTGAGTCTGGTGTCCTGCGGCCTGCCGTCCGGCACCGGAGTCTCTCCCTCCTCTCCAGCTCCAGCGGCTCCCACCGCGCCCCCCGCCCCGCCCGCTGCCCCCTCCGGCACCTTCGCCGCGCGGGTGATGGAACTGACCAACGCCGCCCGCGCCCAGGCCCGGAGCTGTGGAGCCGACCGGTTCGCAGCCACCACCGCGCTGACCCCCAACGCGAAGCTGGCGCAGGCGGCCCAGGCCCACGCGGCCGACATGGCCGCGAAGAACTACTTCTCGCACACCAGTCAAGACGGCCGCACCCTGCGTGAGCGCATCGACGCCACCGGCTACAGCTGGTCGGCCATCGGTGAGAACATCGCCGCCGGGCAGGCCACGCCCGACGAAGTGGTGCAGGGCTGGCTGGGCAGTCCCGGCCACTGCCGGAACATCATGAACCCGACCTTCCGGGAACTGGGGGTCGGGTACACGCCGGCCAGCGGCGGCACGTACCGCACGTACTGGGTGCAGAACTTCGGCGCCCCCCGCTGA
- the msrB gene encoding peptide-methionine (R)-S-oxide reductase MsrB has protein sequence MTKTEATSGAAFVKPSDAELRARLTPAQYQVTQHEGTERAFTGEYWDTTDDGIYVDIVSGEPLFSSLDKYDAGCGWPSFTRPIEKKTLTENTDYKIGYARTEVRSPLADSHLGHVFPDGPQEQGGLRYCINSAALRFIPVGQLEAEGYGEYRTLFGA, from the coding sequence ATGACCAAAACCGAGGCCACGAGCGGAGCAGCATTCGTCAAACCCAGCGACGCCGAACTGCGCGCGCGGCTGACGCCCGCCCAGTATCAGGTGACGCAGCACGAGGGCACCGAACGCGCCTTCACGGGTGAGTACTGGGACACCACCGACGACGGCATCTACGTGGACATCGTGTCCGGCGAGCCGCTGTTCTCCAGCCTCGACAAGTACGACGCGGGCTGCGGCTGGCCCTCCTTCACCCGGCCCATCGAGAAGAAGACTCTGACCGAGAACACCGATTACAAGATCGGCTACGCCCGCACCGAGGTGCGCTCACCCCTGGCCGACTCGCACCTGGGCCACGTCTTCCCGGACGGCCCGCAGGAGCAGGGCGGCCTGCGCTACTGCATCAATTCGGCGGCGCTGCGCTTTATCCCGGTCGGGCAGCTGGAGGCCGAAGGGTACGGCGAGTACCGGACGCTGTTCGGGGCATAG
- a CDS encoding DUF790 family protein has product MLPTELLSFRVKAGVVEPKRIRPTPTNLALAESLIAAFEGHIGRRRSELDDELRALEAGRADFRVLRGLAHLLTQAGEFEAGGPVEPAFVRERVFALAQAHPPSRLNAARVLEQASRSLSADSPLSPAEVQGALYADLPDQQTLVAFDPPTPTELLQRYDLAQAQGLLYRAYSLIITARRNEPARYKQLLKYTKLFGLMLTVEGDATFGFTLTMDGPTSLFGGTTRYGLAMAKFLPALLHVTKWDLTAALKPRRDLAWVDPADEEWHYGLTSEDGYVSHYKPPDEHDSALESGFTERFARLDSPWVLEREVDLVPVPGGVILPDFRLVQGERSVLVEIVGYWRPEYLRKKFELLRKSGRTDVIVCVSERLNLEKAGVNPSDFGDRVVWFKGVLNPKEVLERAERLAG; this is encoded by the coding sequence ATGCTGCCCACTGAGCTGCTGAGTTTCCGCGTGAAGGCGGGCGTGGTCGAGCCCAAGCGGATCAGGCCCACGCCGACGAACCTCGCGCTGGCCGAGTCGCTGATAGCTGCCTTCGAGGGCCACATCGGTAGGCGCCGCAGTGAACTGGACGACGAACTGCGGGCGCTGGAGGCGGGCCGCGCGGATTTCCGGGTGCTGCGCGGGCTGGCGCACCTGCTGACCCAGGCGGGTGAGTTCGAGGCTGGTGGCCCGGTCGAGCCCGCTTTCGTGCGCGAGCGGGTCTTCGCGCTGGCGCAGGCCCACCCGCCCAGCCGCCTGAACGCGGCGCGCGTGCTGGAACAGGCGTCGCGCAGCCTGAGCGCCGATTCCCCCCTCTCGCCCGCCGAGGTGCAGGGCGCCCTGTATGCCGACCTGCCGGATCAGCAGACGCTGGTGGCCTTCGATCCGCCCACTCCCACTGAACTGCTCCAGCGCTACGACCTGGCGCAGGCGCAGGGGCTGCTGTACCGGGCCTACAGCCTGATCATCACGGCCCGGCGCAACGAGCCCGCGCGCTACAAGCAGCTGCTGAAATACACCAAGCTCTTCGGCCTGATGCTCACTGTGGAGGGCGACGCCACCTTCGGCTTCACGCTCACCATGGACGGCCCCACCAGCCTGTTCGGCGGCACTACCCGCTACGGGCTGGCGATGGCGAAGTTCCTGCCCGCGCTGCTGCACGTCACGAAATGGGATCTCACGGCGGCCCTGAAGCCGCGGCGCGACCTCGCCTGGGTCGATCCGGCCGACGAGGAATGGCACTACGGCCTGACCAGCGAGGACGGCTACGTGAGTCACTACAAACCGCCCGATGAGCACGATTCCGCGCTGGAGAGCGGCTTCACCGAGCGGTTCGCCCGGCTGGACTCCCCCTGGGTGCTGGAGCGCGAGGTCGACCTGGTGCCGGTGCCCGGCGGGGTGATCCTGCCCGACTTCCGGCTCGTGCAGGGCGAGCGGTCGGTGCTGGTGGAGATCGTGGGCTACTGGCGGCCCGAGTACCTGCGGAAGAAATTCGAGCTGCTGCGCAAATCCGGGCGCACGGACGTGATCGTGTGCGTGTCCGAGCGGCTGAATCTGGAGAAGGCGGGCGTGAACCCCAGCGATTTCGGCGACCGCGTGGTCTGGTTCAAGGGCGTGCTGAACCCGAAGGAGGTGCTGGAGAGAGCCGAGCGGCTGGCCGGCTGA
- a CDS encoding DEAD/DEAH box helicase family protein, with amino-acid sequence MSPSLRLDRGTLVMREVPAVLEGLFTWDARSQSFRAPGQAYREVVEAARAAGYELRDEASAFQKLELGFAKEQAPYPHQTEALKAWKAAGRRGVVQLPTGAGKTFLAQLALRDTPRSTLVCVPTLDLLQQWYSGLVAAFPDASVGLLGGGSHDETPILVSTYDSAAIHAEELAGRYALAVFDECHHLPGDFTRVVAQMLLSPYRLGLSATLKRSDGRERDLDGLVGPLVYACAPEDLAGDTLSAYREVLIRVRLSEGEQRLYDDLIRRRNEFLRLSGIRLGSIEGWKQFVMSSGSPQGRAAMLAHREARSLAYGTEGKLRVLEEILAEHPQDRTLIFTDDNATVYRISREFLIPAITHQTPTKERHAVLERFRAGEYRTLVTSRVLNEGVDVPEASVAVVLSGTATEREHIQRLGRILRRAPDKHAVLYEVITENTAEERVSRQRRGQWTPGETPDDRFWENLNASD; translated from the coding sequence ATGTCCCCTTCGTTGCGCCTGGATCGCGGCACGCTGGTCATGCGTGAGGTGCCGGCCGTGCTGGAGGGGCTGTTTACCTGGGATGCCCGGAGCCAGAGCTTCCGCGCGCCGGGGCAGGCGTACCGCGAGGTCGTGGAGGCGGCGCGGGCCGCAGGGTACGAACTGCGCGACGAGGCGTCGGCCTTCCAGAAGCTGGAACTGGGATTTGCCAAGGAGCAGGCGCCCTACCCGCACCAGACGGAGGCCCTGAAGGCGTGGAAGGCGGCCGGACGGCGGGGCGTGGTGCAGCTGCCCACCGGGGCCGGAAAGACTTTCCTGGCGCAGCTCGCCCTGCGGGATACGCCGCGCAGCACGCTGGTCTGCGTGCCGACCCTCGACCTGCTGCAGCAGTGGTACTCGGGGCTGGTCGCCGCCTTCCCGGACGCCTCCGTGGGGCTGCTGGGCGGCGGCAGCCACGATGAGACGCCCATTCTGGTCAGCACCTACGACTCGGCCGCCATCCACGCCGAGGAACTGGCAGGGCGCTATGCGCTGGCCGTGTTCGACGAGTGCCACCACCTGCCCGGCGACTTCACCCGCGTGGTCGCCCAGATGCTGCTCTCGCCCTATCGCCTGGGCCTCTCGGCCACGCTGAAGCGCAGCGACGGCCGCGAGCGCGATCTGGACGGGCTGGTGGGGCCACTGGTCTATGCCTGTGCGCCCGAAGACCTGGCCGGCGACACGCTCTCGGCCTACCGCGAGGTGCTGATCCGCGTGAGGCTCAGCGAGGGCGAGCAGCGCCTCTACGACGACCTGATCCGCCGGCGCAACGAGTTCCTGCGGCTCTCGGGCATCCGGCTGGGGTCTATCGAGGGTTGGAAGCAGTTCGTCATGAGCAGCGGCTCGCCCCAGGGGCGCGCGGCCATGCTCGCCCACCGGGAGGCGCGCTCGCTGGCTTACGGCACCGAGGGCAAACTGCGCGTGCTGGAGGAAATCCTGGCCGAGCACCCGCAGGATCGTACCCTGATCTTCACCGATGACAACGCCACGGTTTACCGCATCAGCCGCGAATTCCTGATCCCGGCGATCACGCACCAGACGCCCACGAAGGAGCGCCACGCAGTGCTGGAACGCTTCCGTGCGGGCGAGTACCGCACGCTGGTCACCAGCCGCGTGCTGAACGAGGGGGTAGACGTGCCCGAGGCGAGCGTGGCCGTGGTGCTCTCGGGCACCGCGACCGAGCGCGAGCACATCCAGCGCCTGGGCCGCATCCTGCGCCGGGCGCCCGACAAACACGCCGTGCTGTACGAGGTCATCACCGAGAACACGGCCGAGGAGCGCGTGAGCAGGCAGCGGCGCGGGCAGTGGACGCCGGGGGAGACCCCGGACGACCGCTTCTGGGAGAACCTCAATGCCTCGGATTAG
- a CDS encoding ABC transporter ATP-binding protein: MTQPPDPQDAYAKGFDAQLTRRILNYLGPYRALAAGGVLLALLTAAVQPLPTLLQRYAIDNYLLPGAGAGRDVDTLYRGLLIVVGGYVALKIVEFLLNYASTVAVGYLGQNVLRDIRADVFTKLQRLHLAYFDQNPVGRLITRVTSDVDAINQFITGGLISLITSSFLILVFVTVMLSINWQLALIAFTVLPVLYFATNFFRTRLRDAFRGTRTQQAIVNSKLNENITGMLTVQLFGRERRSALDFDRSNRALLRANENSVHWFSLFMPVVAVLGQLAVALVLYFSARQILGAEAVGTGVAGAVTVGTLFAFVQWTQQLFQPIQDLADVFNNLQAAMASSERIFGVLDTEVEVADKPEARRLEQFAGRVEFDGVWFAYDSAVTAETPDTDDRWILRGLNLDIRPGESVALVGATGAGKTSVTALVSRFYDVQRGAVKVDGNDVRDLAQYDLRRHVGVVLQDVFLFAGTIRSNLTLNNPEISQERVIEACKYVGVHDYILTLERGYDTEVRERGATLSTGQKQLLAFARALIQNPDILLVLDEATANVDTETELRIQAALEKVMLGRTSIIIAHRLSTIEHCDRIVVMRKGRIVEQGSHAELLAKGGYYAKLHRLQYAKGEAAD; encoded by the coding sequence GTGACCCAGCCCCCCGATCCCCAGGACGCCTACGCCAAGGGCTTCGACGCCCAGCTCACGCGGCGCATCCTGAACTACCTCGGGCCATACCGGGCTCTGGCGGCCGGCGGGGTGCTGCTGGCCCTGCTCACGGCCGCCGTGCAGCCCCTGCCGACCCTGCTGCAGCGCTACGCCATCGACAACTACCTGCTGCCGGGCGCGGGCGCCGGACGCGACGTGGACACCCTGTACCGGGGCCTGCTGATCGTGGTGGGCGGCTACGTGGCCCTGAAGATCGTGGAATTCCTGCTGAACTACGCCTCCACGGTCGCGGTGGGCTACCTGGGCCAGAACGTGCTGCGCGACATCCGCGCCGACGTGTTCACCAAGCTGCAGCGCCTGCACCTGGCCTACTTCGACCAGAACCCGGTGGGCCGCCTGATCACCCGCGTGACCAGCGACGTGGACGCCATCAACCAGTTCATCACGGGCGGGCTGATCTCGCTGATCACCTCCTCGTTCCTGATCCTGGTCTTCGTGACCGTGATGCTCAGCATCAACTGGCAACTTGCCCTGATCGCCTTCACGGTGCTGCCGGTGCTGTACTTCGCCACCAACTTCTTCCGCACGCGGCTGCGCGACGCCTTCCGGGGCACGCGCACCCAGCAGGCCATCGTGAACTCGAAGCTCAACGAGAACATCACTGGGATGCTGACCGTACAGCTGTTCGGCCGTGAGCGCCGCTCGGCCCTGGATTTCGACCGCTCGAACCGCGCGCTGCTGCGGGCCAACGAGAACTCGGTGCACTGGTTCTCGCTGTTCATGCCGGTGGTGGCGGTGCTGGGGCAGCTCGCCGTGGCGCTGGTGCTGTACTTCAGCGCCCGCCAGATCCTGGGCGCCGAGGCGGTGGGCACGGGCGTGGCCGGCGCCGTGACCGTGGGGACGCTGTTCGCCTTCGTGCAGTGGACCCAGCAGCTCTTCCAGCCCATCCAGGATCTGGCCGACGTGTTCAACAACCTGCAGGCGGCGATGGCCTCCTCCGAGCGCATCTTCGGCGTGCTGGACACCGAGGTCGAGGTGGCCGACAAGCCGGAGGCCCGGCGCCTGGAGCAGTTCGCCGGCCGGGTGGAGTTCGACGGCGTGTGGTTCGCCTACGACAGCGCGGTGACCGCCGAGACCCCCGACACCGACGACCGCTGGATCCTGCGCGGCCTGAACCTCGACATCCGGCCCGGCGAGAGCGTGGCCCTGGTGGGCGCGACCGGGGCGGGCAAGACCAGCGTGACCGCCCTGGTGAGCCGCTTCTACGACGTGCAGCGCGGCGCCGTGAAGGTGGACGGCAACGACGTGCGCGACCTCGCCCAGTACGACCTGCGCCGCCACGTGGGCGTGGTGCTGCAGGACGTGTTCCTCTTCGCCGGCACCATCCGCTCGAACCTGACCCTGAACAACCCTGAGATCTCACAGGAGCGGGTGATCGAGGCCTGCAAGTACGTGGGCGTCCACGACTACATCCTGACCCTGGAACGCGGCTATGACACCGAAGTCCGCGAGCGCGGCGCGACCCTGAGCACCGGGCAGAAGCAGCTGCTGGCCTTCGCCCGCGCGCTGATCCAGAACCCGGACATCCTGCTGGTGCTTGACGAGGCCACCGCCAACGTGGACACCGAGACCGAGCTGCGGATTCAGGCCGCGCTGGAAAAGGTCATGCTGGGCCGCACGAGCATCATCATCGCCCACCGCCTGAGCACCATCGAGCACTGCGACCGCATCGTGGTCATGCGCAAGGGCCGGATCGTGGAGCAGGGCAGTCACGCTGAACTGCTGGCGAAGGGCGGGTACTACGCCAAGCTGCACCGGCTGCAGTACGCCAAGGGTGAGGCGGCAGACTGA